One Sporichthyaceae bacterium DNA segment encodes these proteins:
- a CDS encoding potassium-transporting ATPase subunit F: MNGSNVAGLIVSAVLAVFLLIALLLPERF; this comes from the coding sequence GTGAATGGGTCGAACGTCGCGGGACTGATCGTGTCGGCGGTGCTGGCCGTGTTCCTGCTGATCGCCCTGCTACTGCCCGAACGTTTCTGA
- a CDS encoding DNA-formamidopyrimidine glycosylase family protein, with product MPEGDTVWLTCRRLHAVLAGRALVDADLRVPKLATVDLRGVAVDEVLPRGKHQLFRLGNGWTLHTHLRMDGTWRIGPAGEHVRGGAAHQIRVVLNTAEHRVVGFRLPVVELVRADAESTVVGHLGPDLLGPDWDAAEALRRLLAEPERSVGEALLDQRNLAGIGTLYRAETLFLAGVHPRRPVAAVGDLGHVVGLAHRLLRANIAAGSYAQVTTGNSRRGQEHWVFERTRRPCRRCGTPIRTERYGPPGQERLSYWCPSCQPGD from the coding sequence GTGCCGGAGGGCGACACCGTCTGGCTGACCTGCCGGCGATTGCACGCGGTGCTGGCCGGCCGGGCTCTGGTCGACGCCGACCTGCGTGTGCCGAAGCTGGCGACCGTCGACCTGCGCGGCGTGGCCGTCGACGAGGTGCTCCCCCGCGGCAAGCACCAACTCTTCCGGCTGGGCAACGGCTGGACCCTGCACACCCACCTGCGGATGGACGGCACGTGGCGCATCGGGCCGGCCGGCGAGCACGTCCGCGGCGGTGCGGCCCACCAGATCCGGGTGGTGCTCAACACCGCCGAGCATCGGGTCGTCGGCTTCCGCCTGCCGGTGGTCGAGCTGGTGCGCGCCGACGCCGAGTCGACGGTGGTCGGTCACCTCGGGCCGGATCTGCTGGGTCCGGACTGGGACGCCGCCGAGGCGCTGCGGCGCCTGCTGGCCGAACCGGAGCGGTCGGTCGGCGAGGCGTTGCTCGACCAGCGCAACCTGGCCGGCATCGGCACCCTCTACCGTGCCGAGACGCTGTTCCTGGCAGGTGTGCACCCGCGTCGCCCGGTGGCTGCGGTGGGCGACCTCGGCCACGTGGTCGGCCTGGCTCATCGGCTGCTGCGGGCCAACATCGCCGCGGGCAGCTACGCGCAGGTGACCACCGGCAACTCCCGCCGTGGCCAGGAGCACTGGGTGTTCGAACGCACCCGGCGGCCCTGTCGCCGCTGCGGCACCCCGATCCGCACCGAGCGCTACGGGCCGCCCGGCCAGGAACGGCTCAGTTACTGGTGCCCCAGCTGCCAACCCGGCGACTGA